acaggagtcatctactgcatccagtgctcccactgtggtatTCCCTAAGTTGGAGACTGGGAGGtcatcgctgagcaccttcgccctgttcatattctttggcttggcttcgcggacgaagatttatggagggggtaaaaagtccacgtcagctgcaggctcgtttgtggctgacaagtccgatgcgggacaggcagacacgattgcagcggttgcaagggaaaattggttggttggggttgggtgttgggtttttcctcctttgccttttgtcagtgaggtgggctctgcggtcttcttcaaaggaggttgctgcccgccaaactgtgaggcaccaagatgcacggtttgaggcgttatcagcccactggcggtggtcaatgtggcaggctccaagagatttctttaggcagtccttgtaccttttctttggtgcacctctgtcacggtggccagtggagagctcgccatataacacgatcttgggaaggcgatggtcctccattatggagacgtgacccatccagcgcagctggatcttcagcagcgtggactcgatgctgtcgacctctgccatctcaagtacttcgacgttaggggtgtaagcgctccaatggatgttgaggatggagcggagacaacgctggtggaagcgttctaggagccgtaggtggtgccggtagaggacccatgattcggagccgaacaggagtgtgggtatgacaacggctctgtatacgcttatctttgtgaggtttttcagttggttgtttttccagactcttttgtgtagtcttccaaaggcgctatttgccttggtgagtctgttgtctatctcattgtcgatccttgcatctgatgaaatggtgcagccgagataggtaaactggttgaccgttttgagttttgtgtgcccgatggagatgtgggggggctggtagtcatggtggggagctggctgatggaggacctcagttttcttcaggctgacttccaggccaaacattttggcagtttccgcaaagcaggacgtcaagcgctgaagagctggctctgaatgggcaactaaagcggcatcatctgcaaagagtagttcacggacaagtttctcttgtgtcttggtgtgagcttgcaggtgcctcagattgaagagactgccatccttgcggtaccggatgtaaacagcgtcttcattgttcatATTAGTGATGGAGGATCTCCCTATGGCCAACCACTTcgattctgcgccccactcccaccgggaccacccgcaaattggaggaacaccaggGCTctctctccagccggatggcttCTCCGGAATCACCCTGCATACTCCCCtttctcccaccctgtcccctttcctccagctctccctctccattcacagagccatcctgcTTGCCTGTGTGCCCTATCCTGCATGGGCGACGGTTCCTCCTCCCCCCGGTTTTGTTCGGGGTTCCTGCCCATTTTCCATAccgtgacgaagggctcaagcctgaaatgtctgtatctttgctctataaaagacactgtttaatctgctgagtttcttgtgtttttactgcatacCCTCTTCACTGTGAACACCGACCACTTGCCTTTGGAGTGAATACACATCCTGCGTCTCCACTCCTCTCTGGGAACCCTCGGTGAATCGCCGCCGCTCGTTCACTGAATGCCGGACACATGCTGTGTCCACCTGCTGCAAGAGGGATCTCAGTCCTGCACTGGTGCAGAGGGTAGGCCAGACCCATCACTCCAGgtcttcaatgggcagtgaacaGTCTGAGCCTTTctgcagggggggggggacacggAGTTTATGAGGCTTtcttggggggcggtggggaatGGAGTGTCTGAGCCTTTccagggagagggggcagggggacAGAGTATCTGAGCCTTTCTGGGGGAGTGGTGAAGGGGAAGGGGACGGAGTGTCTGACCCTTTCCAGAGCGGGGGACGACGACTGAGTGTCTAAGGccttctggtggggggggggtggaaatggagTGTCTGAGtctttctggtgggggggggaggaaatggggTATTTGAGACTTTccagtgggagggaagggagaccacAGAGTGTCTGAGCCTttctggtggtgggggtggagggaaacGATGGAATGTCTGAGCCTTtctggcaggggagggggggagagagagaatggagtgCTTGAGcctttccgggggggggggggggagggggggagtgtcTGAGCCTTTCCATGGCGGAGATGGGACAACTGAGTGTCTGAGCCTttccggggtggggggtggtctaCGGAGTGTCTGAGCCTTTCTGgtcgtggggggggggaaacagagtgtCTGAGCCTTTCCAGAGGGGGGGAACGACGGAGTGTCTGAGcttttctggggggtggggggggagtgtttGAGCCTTttcaggggtgggtgggggttacGGAGTGTCTGAACCTTTCCGGGAGGGGGATGAAGGGGTAGGGAACGGAGCATCTGAGACTTTTTGATGGGAGGATAAAGAGTGTCCGAGCCtcctgagggggagggggagggaagacgGGAGAAAGAAGAAGCTCCCAACCTTCTGGGCTAACAGagaacttgtgtgtgtgtgttttttaattattatttataATCAGAGGATTTTGCGACAGTAAAATAAAATTGCTTCGTAACATGAGAACAATGTACAAACAGAAAACGTCACCCTGCGCTTACACAATCGGCTTGGAAAAGGAACCGAGAGAGGAAACAGGAACCAAAAAAGGCCAATTTCTCCAAAAGCAAAACACTGGCTTCCTTTGTGACGAGGGTTTCCCCGGAGGAAGGCGGGGGGTCGAGAAGGGGGTTAAGCCGGAGGAAACTGTGCTGGGAGTCCGCACTCTACCCCAGGTTAGGGAGGGGGAACAATTACACGTTCAGACGCCCACTCCCCCTCACCAAGGTCTGGGTGATGAGCTGAATAAATCCACCTCGACTGTTGCCTCCCTCTGTGGGGAGGAACCCGCACAGTCTCTCTCTGGGGGAGAGCCCCTctcgagagggagagagaggcgaGTTTCTCACTTGGGAGGAGGTTTTTCCTTGCTCTGCATGGAGAGGGCTATTCTGTGGGGATATGACCTCTTTTTCTTTCTGTTGGGCAGAGAGctctccctcgctccctccctccatctgggTCGGAgggctctctctccccaccttccTGCAGGGAGAGCTGCCCTCTCCCTTTCCCGTGTGGGGAGAAAGAGCAttttctctcttgctctctctcctgaacccctctccccccccacaaaTGGGATGAGAGCCGCCCCTCCTGCTCTCTACCTCACCCCCACCTGACAGACGTCACAGAAGGGATCGGGGGTTATCCCCAatgtgggagagggaagggaagagaccctccctcactcctccttCCTGTCAGCGACTCGGTCTATTCACCTCCCTCCACGGGGGAGTGGAGAGAGGGTGGGCTCGAATGTAACTGACTGTTGGGGAGGGGAGCTActggtggaggtggtgggggagagaaggggatgagGCGTGAAAAGGGGTGGGCCAGCGGGGGTGTTGAGATTgggatggaggggggaggagagcagGGAAACAGATGGGTCCCAGGGGCAGATGATGAAAGGGATGGAGGGGGTTGTGggggcagctgcagaaagggagggagaatgaggggggagggtggatgggagagggataggGGTAGGGCAAGAGGGATGGCGGAAGAAGGTGGGGACAGAGGGAGGGTGGTcagaaggaaggggaaggggatagATGGGGAGTCTCCAGTGTGTGGTCTGTGCTCGGCTGGGACCTCACTGCACTGCCTGCTCATTGACACTGCTTCCTGAGTCCTGGGGCTTCATCACATCTGGAAGCTCAGGGGGGCTGGAGAACAGGTCAATGCGGAGTGGTTCAAACTGTTCATCTGTGAGGGGAGATGGGgatggaggggaagagagagggggaaggagagaggggttagggagggggaaagggaggagagaggggagggaggtggaggagagggagagggggatggggtgagagagggggaagagatgggGGTGAGAATTACTGAGGAGTCAAGAAGAATGAGATCAATTTGACCCAGTTGAAATACCCCGCTCCAAGTCTCTGAGCTTCAGGTGTCGTCTCCATGACCCCTAATGACCTCAGCCTGATTCCATTTCCCCAGACCTCTCCCCATTTCATTGAAACCCCATCGACCTCCATGACCCCATGAAATCCCCATCTCTTGCCGTTGGCTTGACCTCCAACTTCTGTGACCCCCTAACGACCCCTCCCTGCCTCCGTGACCCCAACAATTATTCCTGCGTCCATGACATCCAGCTAACTCCACAACCCTGTGAATCCCCAACGACCTCACCCCAACTCCGTGACCCCTTCGATGATCTCTCCCTGACTCTGTGACCCCTGATGACGTCTCTACGACACCGTGATACCCCGCTGACATAACCCTAACCTTAGGCCGTAAATTCCTGACAGCCTCTCCCCGAATACATGACCCATAATAATTTCTTCGCAATTCCATAACCCCTACACTCAACTAACTCTCCCTGACCCCCTTGATCCCCCGACAAGACAACATCCCCGTGGGGAGGGGAGACTCACCCAAGGATTTGAAGGCCAACCCTACGGTTGCTGGGGCCTGAGGTCTCGCCGTCTGGCTTGTGAAGCCGCAGTCACCCAGGGTCTTGGTGTCATCCAGAACCTGGTCATCCTGGGGGGTgaaaacaggggtggggaaaggGATGGGTAGAGGAAGGTGGATGAAAACTTTACCACAAGgtatctctgttctacaacactccctaccattcaccgtgtcaGTTCCCGtaccctgaggtctctctgttctacaacactccccaccattcaccatgtcGGTTCccataccccgaggtctctctgttctacaactctCCCGACCGTTCATTTTGTCAGTccccgtaccccgaggtctctctttttttttaaattttttttatttttcacactataaaccatattgaccaagatacatacagacatttttcttcttaaatatatacagtgtcgttttctccccctttttcccccctccctcccttccccatttatttgaagttcaatctataagatacattaaacccattaaacaatgttgtcacttaataaaaataaacaagaaattttactgagtcagttcttttcattatcttctccttctgtcattttaggtagtggaagtccatggtaggatttctctattgtgtttcatgtatggctcccatatttgttcaaatattgtaatgttatttcttaaattaaatgttattttttctaatggaatacatttattcatttctatataccattgttgtattctcaagttgtcttctaatttccaggttgacataatacatttttttgctacagctagggctatcataacaaatcttttttgaccccgaggtctctctgttgaACAACTCTCATCACCGTTCATCGTGTCGGTTCccataccccgaggtctctctgttctacaacactccccactattCATTGTGTCTGTTTCCGTACCCCgcggtctctctgttctacaactttCCCGAccgttcactgtgtcagtccccgtaccccgaggtctctctgttctacaacactccccaccattcaccgtgttggtccccgtaccccgaggtctctctgttctacaacactccccactattCATTGTGTCTGTTTCCGTACCCCgcggtctctctgttctacaactctCCCGAccgttcactgtgtcagtccccgtaccccgaggtctctctgttctacaacacttcccACCATTCACTGCGTTGGTccccgtaccccgaggtctctctgatCTACAACACATCCCACCATTCACCGAGTTGGTccccgtaccccgaggtctctctgttgaACAACTTCATCACCATTCATCGTGTCGGTTCccataccccgaggtctctctgttctacaacactccccactgttCATTGTGTGGGTCCCCGTACCCTGAGgtcgaccgttcaccgtgtcagttcacataccccgaggtctctctgttctacaacactccccaccattcactgggCGAGCCATGCCCTGAACAAACATCGTTACTGCAGTCTGGTGACCAGAACACTTCGAAACAGTCCGTATGGGGCCTCTACCATGTATGGTCCGGTTTGTAACAAaatcccatcacttacacacacactgtTTGGTTGAACACATTGAAAGGGATCAATAGAGGTGGTGGGGGTAGATAAAGAGGGAGGGGTTGGTGTTAGAGAAAgaaggagaaggggtgggggtagAGAAAGGGAAGTGGTAGAGAAAGGGGAAGGGGtagagaaagagggagaaggggagggggtagtAAAAGGGAGAGAAGTGGAAgtgtagagaaagagagaagcaaagggggtcgagaaagggagggaagggagtggagagtgaaagagagagaaggggagggggtagagaaagagagaaggggaggggggttagaggaaatgggagaaggGTAGGGGAGAGAAAGTGGCAGGTGAGGGGTGGAGAAAGAGGTGGAGGGGTAGAGAATGGGAGAAGCAAAGGGGGTAGAGAATGAGAGGGGGTCCTGGATTCTCCACCTaactgatgaaggcaaatgcGGCACACCGCCTCCTTCACTGCCCCGATACCCCCAATCCCCTCTGACACAGACATCAACTGCCCACCTTGTAGAGCCTTTGCTCCTCTGGCAAACGCTTCAGAATGCCCTGCACGACCTTCTTCAGCTCCAAAACTGTGGTCGACTCTTTGGCGTCTGTGAATATTGTCGTTCGGTGACGGCGGATCATTAGAAACACAtcctggagttggggggggggtggggcggggaagagagagaggttaGTGTCTCAGGGGTTCCTGAACAGAGTTCAATGAGTCAGGCACAGTGAAGCTCACTctccccgtcccatcacacgttCCCGGGGTGagacatagagtgaagccccctctcccccgctctgtcactcacttccggggtgggacacagagtgaagctccctctcccctgtcCCATCACACGTTCCCGGGGTGGGAcatagagtgaagccccctctccccgtccTGTCACTCattcccggggtgggacacagagtcaaGCTCCCTCTACAAAATCCCATCACTAACACACACTCTGTCTGGTTGAACACATTGAAAGGGATCAATAGTGGAAGTGAAGAAGATGTTTTCAGCAGTGGGAAGGTCTCTCTCGGACCGGGGGCACAGACTCAGAGTAAGAAGAATCctctttaaaacagaaatgtggagaaatttcttcagtcagaggacaGTGAATCTACGGAATCCACAACCACAGATGACTATGGAGGCTTCTCCCTTTTTctaccccctccccttttccctccttctctaccccttcccctttctctaccgcctccccttctccctttctctacccccaccccttctccctctttctcttaCACCAACCCCTCTCTCTTTATCTACCCCCACCACTTCTACCTTTTTCTTAACCTCTTCCTTTTtctctacccctcccccatctttctcTACCCCCCTCCTCTTCTTTCTCTACCCACTTcgcttctctccctctttctctaccccctccccttctctctctttctcctctgcttctatcttttctctacccccctccctccttctctaccccctccccttctccctttgtctcTATTTCCTCCCCTTCTCTAACCCcctcccctgctctctctctatttttttaatattttatttggaGAATTTTCAATCATCATACAGTCAAAACAAAGATTAATTAAAAAACCATACATGAATATTAATAAcattaacaaaataaaacaaattccGATCCGTATGTTGCTATTAAAGTGAGAAAGAGTcgatgtgattcaattattataaatggAAAATTCACAATACAAAACTATAATTTCAACGTCCTCGTTGAACCAACTGGAGAAACACGGAATAGAAAGATTATAGAGAGAAAGGAAGACAAAATAAAAGGCCCTCTCACCCTTCGAAAAACATTAATAAGTGAGAGAAGGAATAAGTAAAGAAAATATCAGGTTCACCTTGGATAAACCCCACTCGCATCATGGGATAAATAACCTGAAGCATATACTTAAAGTATggaatgtagaaagaggaatgaagaattatcagttggctaaaaTTATATCAATTCAAAAttctttaattccttttacagttaataatcgtaattttgatgtttggtataattgtggaattAAAAAATTAGGGATTGTTTTTTGTGTGAATTTTTTGACTTTTGAACAACTGGAAGTAGAATATACCacataatactattttttcttattattaacttaaatcatatttaaaaagaaaattagggagGATTTTAAATGACCagaacaaagtccatttgaatatctAATAGCGGATACGTTTATTgaaaaatttattactaatatgtatatcaaattaaaagagactattcagaaaaaggatttattcaaatctaaatctagatggaaaaaagattaaaatatacAGATTCATATCAGGTTAAAATTATGCTATGGAAGTgtaaccaatacaattaatgttagatatcaattcgtacaatttaattttctacatcaattatattttactcCATACAAATTACATACACTTCAATcgaattgttctgatcaatgttttcaatgtaataaagaagtaggatctttcctgcatgGCAGTCTGGCcatgtgaaaaagtagataaGTTTTAGAAGGATAGAAGTATTTTATTGAGATGAGTTTTGAAGgcgcaaattttgaaggatcccagagtATACTTATTGGGAGATTATTTcccaattgaagttagatatttatcaaaagaagtttgtaAGTGCAGCGACAGCAAAGAAATCTATAGCTGTAACAGggaaatctggtgatattgtggGATTGAATAGATGGAgaatggaattattaaattgCATACGGTTAGAGagagtaacatataatttacaaaatcaaccagaaagatttgataagatttggaaatcctacatggattttattgctataaCATAACCTGCAGCATCCACAACGCCCCCATCCAATTAGTTGTGGTTTAAGATTGTTATgtaaactgcaattaattaattaagatACAGGTTTTATTAGACAGGCTTTTCTTTCCCACTTTtttggggaaggagggggtgggtgcggggagaaaatatataaaaagtgtATTACTTTTATGTCATAGTTTTTATTATTATGTTATGGATAATTACTGTATATGTTTTGacgcaaatggaaaataaaatttttaaaaagggacaaataacctgacatTAAGGTTCATTGGCGCAGCGAGTCCCGGGGTTAAGAGACAAGAGAGGGGAATCACTAAAGAATTACTCAGATGTACCTtaattccatattcttaaaaataaaCTACACTTGTCccatccttcctctctccctgccccctcccaccccctctatCCCCACTCCCCTCTCACTCTATGTCCCCCTCTCTCCAACCatgcccacctctctctctccctctgaccCTCCCTCCACATACTATCTCCAGCCTTCCCTTTCTCCCtgtcctccccacctccctccataTATCCAACTTTGGGGGGAGAATTTTCTCTGGATATATCCATCTGTGTGGGGAGAATTCTCTCTGTGTATATATATCTGTCTGTGTGGGGAGAATTCTCTCCGTATATATGCATCTGCATGGGGAGAATTCTCTCTGTATATATCCGTGTGTGGGGAGAATTCCCTCTGTATATATCCATCTGCATGGGGAAATTCTCTGTATATATCCGTGTGTGGGGAGAATTCCCTCTATATATAGCCATCTGTGTGGGGAGAATTCCCTCTCTATATATCCATCTGCGTGGGGAGAATTCTCTCTGTATATATCCGTGTGTGGGGAGAAATCCCTCTGTATACATCCGTGGGTGGGGAGAAATCCCTCTGTATACATCCGTGGGTGGGGAGAATTCTCTCCGTATATATCCGTGTGTGGGGAGAATTCTCTCTGTATATAGCCATTTGTGTGGGGAGAATTCTCTCTGTATATATCCGTGTGTGGGGAGAATTCCCTCTGTATATATCCGTGTGTGGGGAGAATTCTCTCTGTATATATCCATGTGTGGGGAGAATTCGCTCTGTATAAATCCATCTGCGTGAGGAGAATTCTCACCGTATATATCCATGTGTGGGGAGAATTCCCTCTGTATATATTCATCTGCGTGGGGAGAATTCTCTCCGTATATATCCATGTGTGGGGAGAATTCCATCTGTATATATCCATCTGCGTGCGGAGAATTCTCTCCGTATATATCAGTGTGTGGGGAGAATTCCCTCTGTATATAGCCATCTGCTTGGGGAGAATTCTCTCTGTATATATCCGTGTTTGGGGAGAAATCTCTCTCTATATATCCATCTGTGTGGGGAGAATTTCCTCTGTATATATCCGTGTGTGGGGAGAATGTTCTCCGTATATATCCGTGTGTGGGAAGAATTCTCTCTGCATATATCCATCTGCGTGCGGAGAATTCTCTCCGTATATATCAGTGTGTGGGGAGAATTCCCTCTGTATATATCCATCTGCGTAGGGAGAATTCTCTCTGTATATATCCATCTGCGTGCGGAGAATTCTCTCTGTATATATCAGTGTGTGGGGAGAATTCCCTCTGTATATATCCATCTGCGTGCGGAGAATTCTCTCCGTATATATCCATGTGTGGGGAGAATTCTCTCCGTATATATCAGTGtgtggggaggtgtgtggggagaATTCCCTCTGTATATATCCATCTGCGTGCAGAGAATTCTCTCCGTATATATCAGTGTGTGGGGAGAATTCCCTCTGTATATATCCATCTGCGTAGGCAGAATTCTCTCTGTATATATATCCATGTGTGGAGAATTCCCTCTGTATATAGCCATCTGTGTGGGGAGaattctctctgtctctgtataTATCCGTCTGTGTAGAGAATTCTCTCCGTGTATAACCGTCTGTGCATGTTATTTTTTTCCGGAATGTTGAATGGCTGTTTGTGTGGGCTGAATTCTCTCTATATCTGTCCATCTCTTCCAATTTAAGGGGTGAATTACCTTCACTGTTTCCAGGTGATTTCTCTCATTAAAGATCTGTTTTTCTGAGGAGGAATTTTAAATGTCTCCCCATGGTGGCAATTTTGCTGATTTACATCTGTGTTTGGGATTATCTTCTCTCTGGATATTCCTGTCTTTGTGAGGGAAAAATTCCCTCTGAATTTGAGTGTACCTTCATGTGGGTTCATTTTGTTCTACAGTTATTTGCatctctgtgggggggggttgcatttgtctgtctcactctctctgtggGGTGAATTACAATATTTCAATCACTGGTTCTCGATCAGTtctcaaatattcatttttacagGGAGCTGAATTCTTTGtatatctttctttctctctctgtctggtgCACTTATTTTCAGATAACAACTGTGTTTGGGGTTatgctttctctgtctctctgtttGGGGGTGAAATCTCTGGGGGAGGGTGGTATGGTCATTGCGacaccgttacagcaccagcgaccaatGTTTTGAGTCCTGCTTGGTTTGTAAGAAGTGTCTGAgtggggtttcttccaggtgtctggtttcctcccaccattcaaaacgtacggtgggggggggggggaggtcaaatGGGTACAATTGGGCGGCATAGGCCAAAAGGGTCCATTACCGTGCTGCAGGTCTAAATCTAaagttttaaaagtatttttgtCTCTACGTGTGTGCGGATGTGAAATCGCAGTTTCTATCTGTTTATTTCTGTGGAGTGAAGCCTCTGTAAATATGGATCTCTCTGTGAGGggttgaattctctctctctctctctctccccctaaaCATGTCtatttccacacacacacatacataaatatatataaacacacacaaacGTATacctatatatacatacacacagttATACTCACATAatgtacacatatatacatttgtgtgtgtgtatccacttccagtgctccctttgtggccttcattgtagagactggtcgcagactaagagatcgctttgctcagcacctccgctCTCTCCAATACAGtaacagagatctcccagtggccaaccatttcagttctaggTTACATTCCCAtgctcacatctgtccatggccttgtgtactgtcccaccctgaccacccgcacattggaggaacaacacctgattttctggcTGGACTCCCTCCAGAGATGGCATCactgccttccactaaacctgctcgccttttctttctcctcccctttcctgtctttccagttcttccacccacccagccatccttcctctccctctttgtttctgtcccctccctcctttctccacctatcacctcctgccttcgcattcaccccccaccccaatctttGGTTCAGacgcttgccagcattttctcaaattttgatgaagggatcaagcctgaaacatcagttatgtatctttgttccATAAAGGAAACTGAACACATCTTGATTTTTGTATATTTGTCTGTACAAATATGTATATCTGTGTATGTATAGATGTGTATGCATATATGTCCAtgcatgtatgtgtatgtgagCACGTGCTTGTGCGTATATGCATGTATACATGCTTGTGCATATATCTGTACTTGTGTGTATGCATATGTGCCTGCAGCTATATATGTGAAGTATATATGTTTGTGtacatgtatatatgtatgtgcacACACATATCTATGTGTATGTGtaagtatgtatatatatatgtgtgcatgtttcaatatatataaatttacacatacaggtATATATCTCtctacacgcacacacactaaaTAGATACATGTTAGTGAGGGGTGAATTCTCTCAGTAACTCTCTCAGCGTGGGGGTGAATACTCTGCATAGATCCTGCCACTGTGTGGTTGAATTCTCTATGCACATCTGTCAACAAGGGTCGAATTCGTCCTGCCTGCACATCTCTCTGCTGTCAGTCAGGTGACGGTATGTTTCAGGAACCCTCAATGCATTTGCTCCACGGTCAATCCCGTGTCTTCTTCTCTAAACAGCAGATATTTCATAACTTCTGGAGGTTTATGTTTGTCTTTGCTACGGAGGTGAAGCAGTCTTCACCTTTCTCCTCACCCTGCAGGGACCTGACGTTCTCAATGTCTGCACTACTGAGCCAaggacattttattcacacatacACATTTCTCTTGAACACATGACTGTTTAACCCTCATTTCTGCTGCAGGAGGGCATCAcattctctgtctctccctcccgcAAGTTTTTGAATCACACCAGCACTCCCACATACCCTATCCCGTCTCAGGCCCACCCTGCAATCCCCTTGCCCCAATCTGTcttgaccccccaccacccatccaTTTCCCATACTCCTCTCCTAGTCCCCCTACCCTTACTGACTCCAG
This genomic window from Narcine bancroftii isolate sNarBan1 chromosome 3, sNarBan1.hap1, whole genome shotgun sequence contains:
- the elob gene encoding elongin-B isoform X2 translates to MKATKGALEVDTHTQMYICVHYDVFLMIRRHRTTIFTDAKESTTVLELKKVVQGILKRLPEEQRLYKDDQVLDDTKTLGDCGFTSQTARPQAPATVGLAFKSLDEQFEPLRIDLFSSPPELPDVMKPQDSGSSVNEQAVQ
- the elob gene encoding elongin-B isoform X1, translated to MTYAARSVLWFKRGRVAPPGHVRRKPPPPPPRQATPPYHVCRADGSGHVGWAPSAALWDSGGPRFAGHVVRSCGDMDVFLMIRRHRTTIFTDAKESTTVLELKKVVQGILKRLPEEQRLYKDDQVLDDTKTLGDCGFTSQTARPQAPATVGLAFKSLDEQFEPLRIDLFSSPPELPDVMKPQDSGSSVNEQAVQ
- the elob gene encoding elongin-B isoform X3 is translated as MDVFLMIRRHRTTIFTDAKESTTVLELKKVVQGILKRLPEEQRLYKDDQVLDDTKTLGDCGFTSQTARPQAPATVGLAFKSLDEQFEPLRIDLFSSPPELPDVMKPQDSGSSVNEQAVQ